The Pedobacter ginsengisoli region GTGCGTATGCAAAAACTCTGCAATTGCCCATGCAATAGAAATACCATCATAAGTACTTGTTCCTCTGCCAATTTCATCCAGCAAGATAAGACTGTTATCAGAAATATTGTTCAGGATACTCGCGGTTTCATTCATTTCTACCATGAATGTACTTTCGCCCGAAGAAAGGTTATCAGATGCACCTACACGAGTAAATATCTTATCTATCAACCCTATGCTTGCAGCTTTTGCAGGCACAAAACAACCCATTTGGGCCATTAATACAATCAGGCCGGTTTGCCTCAATATTGCCGATTTACCCGACATATTGGGACCAGTAATGATAATGATCTGTTGCGTATCGTTGTCCAAAAACACATCATTGGTAATGTATTCTTCGCCTACAGGAAGCCTTTTTTCAATTACAGGATGCCTTCCTCCTTTAATATCCAATGCCTTTCCTGTAGTCACTTCAGGCTTTACATAGTGATTTTTAATAGCCAGTTGTGCAAAGCATAGCAACACATCTAATTGAGCTATTTGAAAAGCATTTAACTGAATCTGTTTAATATATGCTGCTACCTGGTATACCAGCTCATTGTATAAACGAATCTCTATCTGCTGTATTTTTTCTTCAGCACCAAGTATTTGTTCTTCGTATTCTTTTAATTCAGGTGTAATGTACCTCTCTGCACTTACGAGTGTTTGTTTTCTAATCCAATCTGCAGGTACTTTATCTTTATGCGTATGGGTAACCTCTAAATAATAACCAAAAACATTGTTAAAGGCTACTTTTAAAGATGGAATGCCAGTAGCAGCAGCCTCCCTTTTCTGTATTTCGACCAGATAATCTTTACCTCCAAAAGCTATTTTTCTAAGTCTGTCCAGATCCTCATCAATACCATCGGCTATAACACTGCCTTTAATCAATAATGCAGGCGGATCGGGATGCAATTCCCTTTCCAACTTTTCTCTAATGGTTAAACATGGATTCAATTGATCTGCAAGAACTGAAAGGAAGGGATTCTTTACCTCCTCGGCTATCTTTTTAACAGATTCTATATGATGTAAGGCTTTCTTTAGCTGGCAAAGTTCTCTGGGTCCCACTTTTTGCAGTCCTACCTTAGAAATTAGTCTTTCTAAATCACCAATTTGCTTAATATGAGTTAAAAACTCCTCTAAAAGAGATTCCTTTTTAATCAGAAATTCTACCACACCTAATCGTTCTTCAATAGGCTTAAGCTCCTTTAATGGCATTATAATCCATTTATGCAGCAAACGTGCACCCATTGGGGTTGATGTCTGATCAAGCACTTCGAATAACGTAATGGCATTATCATTGGCAGAACTTACCAGCTCCAGATTTCTGATCGTAAAACGATCCAACCACACATACTTACTTTCTTCTAAGCGGGATATTGACGAAATGTGCTTTAAGTTGCGATGTTCTGTTTCATTTAAATAATGAAGTACTACCCCTGCCGCAACAGTACCTGTTTGTAGTTTATCAACTCCAAATCCTTTTAAGGAAGTTACTTCAAAGTGCTTGGTTAAAATCTCATTAGAATAATCGCTTGTAAATGCCCAATCATCTAAATGAAAAGTATAGAACCTATCACCAAAGTTCTCCAGGAACTCCTTCCTTTTACTTTTCTGAAAAACTACCTCATTTGGTTTAAAACCCTGCAAAAGCTTATCAACATATTCTGCATCGCCTTGAGCTACAAGAAATTCGCCGGTTGAAATATCAGCAAACGATACGCCTATCGAATTTTTATCGAAATAAACCGCAGCCAGATAATTATTAGATTTTTGGCTTAATATATTGTCATTATAGGCTACCCCTGGTGTAACCAGTTCTGTAACACCTCTTTTTACAATTGTTTTTGTTGTCTTCGGATCCTCCAGTTGGTCGCAAATAGCTACCCTCTGGCCTGCCCTAACCAACTTTGACAGATAATTATCTAATGAATGATGAGGAAATCCGGCTAACTCTAATGCACCATTTGGCCCGGTACCTCTTCTGGTAAGTACAATACCTAATATCTGTGCAGTTTTGACAGCGTCCTCGCCAAATGTTTCATAGAAATCGCCAACCCTAAATAATAACAATGCTCCCGGATACTTTGCCTTTATAGCATTGTATTGTTGCATTAATGGGGTCTCTTTAGTATTATCTTTAGCCAAAATGATTCTGTTTACAAAATCGTAAAGATACTATCTTGAGGTGTAGGCTTTATGATTTGTTGAAAATTTAAAAAATGTTTATAGGTTTAAAGCCTTGCAATATAGGAAAGGAACAAATCCAATGCTTCTCTTTTTGCTTCGGTAAGATTGAAATCCAGTTTATGGAAAAGATAATCGTCCAAATCAAAGTCATGGCGCACAGGCAAGTCTTTTAATAGCTCAGCCCTATGACCCAGGCCAAAGGCCAGCGCATCATTAAATTCATCTATAAAGCTTTGAGGAATGGTTTTATTGGCAACCCAGGCAGCATAAACAAATGGCAGACCAGTAAAGCTCATCCACTCCTGCCCCATATCGTACGCAAAAGCATAATCTGTCTTTTTACCAAAGGTCCTGTCTCCTATTAAAACAATAGCATCAGTCTTTGCATCTGTATCAGTAGTAAATTCTACATCAAGTTTCCAATAAAATTTCAATAGTACCCTTGCCAGGTTATTTGAGGTTCGTGAGTGGCTATCTAATCTTACCGTTTTTATTTTCGAGACTTCTACATCACTAAAAATAAACACGGAATTTACTGCCCCAACAGATCCTATGCAGTAATTTGCAACTATATTGGCATTAGGTACATGTGGTATTGCTGCTACAGGAATCAATCCGATATCAACTTGATTATTAATTAATTTAGCCGCACAATCTGAAGGGATATCTAAACTTAGATCTATCTTATTTAAAATTCCCGAATGTTCAATTCCGTAAATGAAAGGCTTAGTATTTGTGTAGGAAACTGCAGATATTTTAATATTACTCAAAGGAATTATTTTAAATGGTCGGTATTATTAAACTCAATGATGCTAAATTCATCACCACTAAGTTCAACTTTATAGAGAGTGGTATTTTGGTGAGGGAAATCTCCCATTTCAGATAATGGTTTATTCATGAGCAAACAAAGCAGCAAGCGCATTGCGCGACCATGCATACAAACCAGGATTAGCTTTTCATCTTTTTTGGACTTGATAAGCTCTACTGCTTCTTTAAGTCTGGCCAGAACCTGATTAGGACTTTCCCCGCCTTCAAAATGCGCATCATAATCTCCTTCATCCCAGGCTTTAACTATTGCTTTAAATGCAGCAATTGCATTATCATCATTTGGCTTTCCTTCCCATTTACCCCAGGCAAGCTCATCTAATCCTGCAACCTGTTCCCATGAAATTCCGGCATCAATAAATCCCTGAACTGTTTGATGGGTTCGTTTTAATGTTGAGGTATAGACCTTTTCAAATGGCACATCTTTATACATGGCATAAAACGAAGCAGCCTGGTTTCGTCCGGTATCATTAAGATCACTGTTTATCCCCCTGCCCTGTACAATTCCTAGTTTATTTAATTCTGTTTCACCGTGCCTGATGATGTATATTTCCTTATCCATTAGTTAATTACTGGTAATTTGTAGTATTGAGGTTTCACTTCATCCTCAAAAACGAAATCCGTGTAATCTGTTACAACATTGTATAAAGTGTCTCTTTCTATAGGTTTGCGTTTTACCTGTTTAATGAGATTTACAAGATCCTGAGTACTCATTGCTGGATTTTGCTCTTCGGCACCGGCCATAGAGTAAATTTTTGTGGTATCATCAAGTGTACCATCAATATCATCAACCCCAAAGTTCAACGAAAGCTGGGCAGTTTGCCTGCTAATCATTGCCCAGTAAGCTTTGATATGATCAAAGTTATCCATATAAATACGGGCAATAGCGTAGTTCCGAAGGTCTTCGATCACGGATACTTCCGGAACATGACTCATCTGATTATGCTGGTTCCTAAATTTAAGCGGAATAAAAGTTTGGAATCCACCTGTTTTATCTTGCAGCTGACGTAATTGCTCCATATGATCTACACGGTGTTCGTATTTTTCAATATGACCATATAACATTGTTGCATTAGAACGCATTCCAAGTTTATGCCATTCTTCGTGTATTGCAAGCCACTGCTCGCCTGTACATTTATCTTTGGAAATAAGATCTCTTACCTCGGGATGGAAGATCTCTGCTCCTCCTCCGGGTATTGATTCGAGCCCTGCCTCCTTCATTAACTTCATGCCTGTGGCATAGTCAATTTTAGCTTTTTTAAAAATATAATGATATTCTACAGGCGTTAATGCTTTAACATGAAGCTCAGGGCGGTGCTTTTTTATTGCACTGAACAGTGCTGAATAAAAAGCAACATCGTATTGTGGCAATACCCCACCAACTATATGAACTTCGGTGACCGGCTCATTGTCGTATTTTTTTACAACGTCAAGCATTTCTTCCATTGTTAGTGCCCAACCTTCTTCCTTCTGCTTTATCAAACGGGAATATGAACAGAACTTACAATCGTAAACACAAAGGTTAGTTGGTTCTAAATGAAAATTACGATTAAAATAGGTGTTATCACCATGTTTTCGTTCTCTTATGTGATTAGCTAAAGTACCAAGATAACCAAGTTCAGCATGCTCATAAAGGTAAACACCCTCGTCAAAAGTAATTCTTTCCTGATTTTGTACCTTTTGTGCAATTGCTTTAAGTGCCTCAGACAGATCTGGATCGTTTAAAATCAAAGTTAGTTTTGAAGTAGTATCCATTTATAACGTATAATGAACAAAAGTAAGATAAAATCAACAGATAACTCCTTTTTAAGGGATTTTACCTGTCAGCATTATGTAAAGAGCTTTAGATAATTGGTTATTGTTGCTATGAGCTATTACAAAAATGGCCGCC contains the following coding sequences:
- the mutS gene encoding DNA mismatch repair protein MutS, producing the protein MAKDNTKETPLMQQYNAIKAKYPGALLLFRVGDFYETFGEDAVKTAQILGIVLTRRGTGPNGALELAGFPHHSLDNYLSKLVRAGQRVAICDQLEDPKTTKTIVKRGVTELVTPGVAYNDNILSQKSNNYLAAVYFDKNSIGVSFADISTGEFLVAQGDAEYVDKLLQGFKPNEVVFQKSKRKEFLENFGDRFYTFHLDDWAFTSDYSNEILTKHFEVTSLKGFGVDKLQTGTVAAGVVLHYLNETEHRNLKHISSISRLEESKYVWLDRFTIRNLELVSSANDNAITLFEVLDQTSTPMGARLLHKWIIMPLKELKPIEERLGVVEFLIKKESLLEEFLTHIKQIGDLERLISKVGLQKVGPRELCQLKKALHHIESVKKIAEEVKNPFLSVLADQLNPCLTIREKLERELHPDPPALLIKGSVIADGIDEDLDRLRKIAFGGKDYLVEIQKREAAATGIPSLKVAFNNVFGYYLEVTHTHKDKVPADWIRKQTLVSAERYITPELKEYEEQILGAEEKIQQIEIRLYNELVYQVAAYIKQIQLNAFQIAQLDVLLCFAQLAIKNHYVKPEVTTGKALDIKGGRHPVIEKRLPVGEEYITNDVFLDNDTQQIIIITGPNMSGKSAILRQTGLIVLMAQMGCFVPAKAASIGLIDKIFTRVGASDNLSSGESTFMVEMNETASILNNISDNSLILLDEIGRGTSTYDGISIAWAIAEFLHTHPTARPKTLFATHYHELNELANTMSRIKNFNVSIKEASNKVIFLRKLVPGGSEHSFGIHVAKMAGMPLKLINRANEILKKLEIDRTEGQSIKDSIKKVQNQAYQLQMFAIDDPVLVKIRDTLNNLDVNILTPVEALLKLDEIQRIIKQ
- a CDS encoding menaquinone biosynthetic enzyme MqnA/MqnD family protein encodes the protein MSNIKISAVSYTNTKPFIYGIEHSGILNKIDLSLDIPSDCAAKLINNQVDIGLIPVAAIPHVPNANIVANYCIGSVGAVNSVFIFSDVEVSKIKTVRLDSHSRTSNNLARVLLKFYWKLDVEFTTDTDAKTDAIVLIGDRTFGKKTDYAFAYDMGQEWMSFTGLPFVYAAWVANKTIPQSFIDEFNDALAFGLGHRAELLKDLPVRHDFDLDDYLFHKLDFNLTEAKREALDLFLSYIARL
- a CDS encoding histidine phosphatase family protein; the encoded protein is MDKEIYIIRHGETELNKLGIVQGRGINSDLNDTGRNQAASFYAMYKDVPFEKVYTSTLKRTHQTVQGFIDAGISWEQVAGLDELAWGKWEGKPNDDNAIAAFKAIVKAWDEGDYDAHFEGGESPNQVLARLKEAVELIKSKKDEKLILVCMHGRAMRLLLCLLMNKPLSEMGDFPHQNTTLYKVELSGDEFSIIEFNNTDHLK
- the mqnE gene encoding aminofutalosine synthase MqnE, with the protein product MDTTSKLTLILNDPDLSEALKAIAQKVQNQERITFDEGVYLYEHAELGYLGTLANHIRERKHGDNTYFNRNFHLEPTNLCVYDCKFCSYSRLIKQKEEGWALTMEEMLDVVKKYDNEPVTEVHIVGGVLPQYDVAFYSALFSAIKKHRPELHVKALTPVEYHYIFKKAKIDYATGMKLMKEAGLESIPGGGAEIFHPEVRDLISKDKCTGEQWLAIHEEWHKLGMRSNATMLYGHIEKYEHRVDHMEQLRQLQDKTGGFQTFIPLKFRNQHNQMSHVPEVSVIEDLRNYAIARIYMDNFDHIKAYWAMISRQTAQLSLNFGVDDIDGTLDDTTKIYSMAGAEEQNPAMSTQDLVNLIKQVKRKPIERDTLYNVVTDYTDFVFEDEVKPQYYKLPVIN